The Plantactinospora sp. KBS50 sequence GGCACCCTCGCTGCGGAGGAATCCGCTGACCGCACGGACGGTCGTCGTCTTCCCCGCCCCGTTGGGGCCGAAGAGGGCGACGACCTGTCCGGCGGCGACCTCCAGCGACACGTCCTGCACGCCCAGCGCGCCGTTGCGGTAGCGCACCTTCAGGCCGCGCACGCCGAGCGCCGTCGCGGGCACGTGCTGCTGCGGGTCCACCTGCGGCTCCTTCCGCTGCGCCGTCCGCTACTGGGCGGCCGGGTAGGTCGGCTCCCCGGCGTCCACCTTGTCGATCCTGACCACGCTCTTCCGGGTGGCCGGGTCGTAGCTGTACAGGCCGACCGCGGTGAGCGGGTGATGCCGGTCCGCCGACAACTGCAGATCGCCGAACTGCAGGAAGCCGCCCGGTACGGTGAACGTCCCCAGCCCGTCGAGCGAGCTGATCAGGTCCGCGGACGAGCAGTCCTGGCCGCACTTGCCCAGGCCGGCGATCAGCATCTGGCCCATCAGCCAGCCGCGGACGAAACCCTCGTTGGACACGTTCTTGGCATGGTCGAACTTCTGGGCTGCCGCGAAGATCTCGGTGCCCTCGGTCGCATAGACGTACGGCCGCACGCCCAGCAGGTTGGGGTTGGCGATATTGGCCAGCGTGGCATCGTCCGAGCCGGCGTAGCTGACCACGATCGGGCCGGTGAACCCGGCCGCGGCGATCGCCTTGGCCTCAAGGATGGTGCCCGCCGCGCTGTCCTGGATGACCACGACGTCGGGTGCCTGGCTGATGATGTTGGCCGCGCCGCTGTCGAACGACGGCGTGCCCGGCGCGACGAACTGCGTGGAGGTGATGGTGCCGCCGAGCGTGCCGATCTGCTGTTCGACCTCGCCGAAGGTGCCCCGGGTGGCCGGCGAGTCGATGCCGACCAGCGCCACCTTCTTGCCCTGCAACGAGGAGACCGACGACGACGCCGAGTTGGCCAGCATGCTGGCCAGTTGCGAACTGCTGAGCGACGCGCCGTACAGGAACGGGTGATTCGGGAAGCCGATGGCGTTGGCGGCGATCACCGTGACGCCGGCATTCTGCAGAAGCGGGAACGACGCGCTCAACGTCGCCGAACCGGTCGCGGCGAGGATGGCCACGGGCTTCTCGCTCAGCGCGGCCCGGAACGTGGCCTGGGCGGCGGTCGGGTCCGACTGCGTGTCGGTGATCTTGTATTCGATCTTGCCGCCGTTCACCCCGCCCCTGTCGTTGACGTCGTCCAGGGCGGTCGCGACGCCGTCGGCGTACGGGCCGGCCTGCGTCACCCCGGCGCCGGTGAGGTCGGAGACGACCGAGACGCGGTACGGGCCGCCGCCCGATCCGGAGCCGTCCCCGTCGCCGGAGTCGCCGCCGCAGGCGGTGAGCGCGACGGCGGAGGCGGTGATCACGGCTACGGCGAGGCTCGGCAGGCGCACGGTGCGCCTCGTGCTGGTGGCGGTTGCGATACGGGCCATCGCAAACCCCTCTCTATCGTGACCATTTGATCTTTCGGAATAAATGTCGTCGGAACGATCGAGGTGCGGCGACGGCCGCTCGGCCGCATCGCTCCGGGCCTGGGCGAACACCCGCTCCCGGAACCAAACAAGAACATGACGTCATCTTCTTATCACGGTGTAAATGTGATGGTCAACACTCCGCAACGACCCCGGGTCGATCGGCGGCCCGGCCGCCGCCCGGGTCCGACCGCGGGCCACTGGCCTGCGGATACGCCGATCAATGCGGGTTCGGGAGCGCTCGATGGGGGGTGGGGCGACGGGGCGCACCGCCGCGGTCGGCGCCGCTACCGCACGACCCGAAGCACCGCCACCGCAGGACCCACGGCACCGACCGGCGCGGCTACCGCGCCGGCCGCAGCGCCGCCCGCTGCGCCCGGACGATCCCCTCGTGTGCGCGTTCCTGCTCGTCGCGGTCGCCGGTCGCGGTGGCGATCGACAGCGCGGCGGCGTGCCGGGTCACGGCGTCGGCGGTACGGCCCATGGCCGTCAACACCTCGCCCAGGTTGTTGAGCGCGCTGGCCTCGCCGTAGGCGTGCCCGATCGACCGCAGGACACGGATCGACTCCGTCAGGTCCTCGACCGCTCGGGCGTGGTCGCCGCGGATGCCGCGCATCCGGCCCAGATTGCTCAGCGCCACGGCCTCGCCGTAGACGTGCCCGGCCGCGTGGAAGATGTCCCGCGCCGCGGCCAGGTGCCCGGCCGCCTCGTCGTGCCGCCCGAGGCTGGCGCACACGTCGCCGAGGTTCGCCAGCGCCGTGGCCTCGCCGACCGGCGCGCCGGTCTCCCGGAACAGCACGGCGGACCGCGACAGCTGGTCGTACGCCTGGCCCAGCCGGCCCGGCCGGTTGTTCGCGTTGCCGAGGTTGACCAGCACGGACGCCTCGCCGTACCGGTCGGCCGCCCGGCGGTAGGCGGCGAGCGCGGCCCGTTGCCGGTCGGCGGCGTCCCGGCGGCCGAGGCGTTCGTGCACGATGCCGAGGTTGGACAGGGCACGCGCCGCGGCGAGCTGGTCACCGCAGCCGCCCAGGACCACGACGGCCTCGGACAGGTACGCCTCGGCAAGTTCGTAGCGGCCCCGCAGCCGGTGCACGGCTCCCACGTTGGTCAGCGCCCCGCCGTACCGGGCCGGGTCGCCGCAGTGCCGCGCCGCCTCCAGCGCGCAGCCGTGCAGCGCCTCGGCGTCGGCGTGCCGGCCGCCCTCAAGGTGGCGGTACAGCGTGGCGGCCAGGTCGATCGGGTACCGGTGCCAGCCGGGTTCCGGCCCAGCGGCCGCGGTGGCGGCGGTGGTGGCGGTGGTGGCGGTGGCCGCGGTGGTGGCGGTGGTGGCGGTGGCCGCGGTGGTGGCCACCGTGGCCGCGGTGGCGGTGGCGACGAGGCCGGGCAGTTCGGCGTCCAGCCAGGCGCGGGCGGCGGTCGGGTCCGGGAAGCCCGGCGCCCGGTCCACGGCCGGCCGGTGCGCCCGGTCCGCCGGGTAGAGCTGGTC is a genomic window containing:
- a CDS encoding ABC transporter substrate-binding protein; amino-acid sequence: MFAQARSDAAERPSPHLDRSDDIYSERSNGHDREGFAMARIATATSTRRTVRLPSLAVAVITASAVALTACGGDSGDGDGSGSGGGPYRVSVVSDLTGAGVTQAGPYADGVATALDDVNDRGGVNGGKIEYKITDTQSDPTAAQATFRAALSEKPVAILAATGSATLSASFPLLQNAGVTVIAANAIGFPNHPFLYGASLSSSQLASMLANSASSSVSSLQGKKVALVGIDSPATRGTFGEVEQQIGTLGGTITSTQFVAPGTPSFDSGAANIISQAPDVVVIQDSAAGTILEAKAIAAAGFTGPIVVSYAGSDDATLANIANPNLLGVRPYVYATEGTEIFAAAQKFDHAKNVSNEGFVRGWLMGQMLIAGLGKCGQDCSSADLISSLDGLGTFTVPGGFLQFGDLQLSADRHHPLTAVGLYSYDPATRKSVVRIDKVDAGEPTYPAAQ